Genomic DNA from Candidatus Obscuribacterales bacterium:
ATCTACCAGAAAAGATCATTCCCCATGAAATGCATTCTGACCTTGGGGAATACCTCTCGCCCAAGTTTCAGTATGACGATGAAGGGGCTCTAGGAGCCATGGTGGTGTCATCGCTGCTGCCCTCGCGATCGCTGGTCACCGAGTTTATGCTGCTGGCCAACCAAGCCGTGGCATCCCACCTCCAGGCGCTGCAGTTGCCCGGCGTCTACCGCGTTCACCGCACCCCTGACCCCAACGAGGTGCAGGAATTGCTCAAGCTGGTGAGCAACATGGGGATTGAAACGGATTTGGATCAGGAAGAAGAGGTGCATCCTCGCCAATATCAACATCTCACCCAACAGTTTGCCAACTCCAAAGCTGAAAAGGTGTTGACCTATCTCCTGCTGTCTACCCTCCGCCCTGCCACCTACAGCACCCATCCTGGGCCCCACTTTGGTCTGGCCATTGAGCAGGGCTATACCCACTTCACCTCTCCCATGCGCCGCTATCCAGATTTGCTGGTGCATCGGGTGCTGCATACGATGTTTGAGCATGGGCGCGATCGCCGCTCCACCCGCGCGAAGGATCGGGTAGAGCTACGCCATAGCTCCAGCCATGGCAAGGTGAACTGGAACGTGATTCCCCCAGAAATGCACGCGGAGCTGGAGGAGCATTTCACCTCCGTCGTCATGTACCTGAGTGAGCAGGAAAAGCTCTCCCAGGATGCCGAAGCGGATCTAGAAGGGTTGAAGAAAGCCGAGTTTATGCAGCAGCATACCGGCGAAACTTTCCACGGCTTGATTACGGGTGTGCAGTCCTACGGGTTCTTCGTGGAAATTGAAGAACTTTTGGTGGAAGGGCTGGTGCATGTCAGTTCCCTGAAGGACGACTGGTATGAGTATCGCTCTCGGCAACAAAAGCTGGTGGGACGCAAGAACCGCCGCCAGTATCGTCTGGGCGATCGCGTGGAAGTGCAGGTGAAGAGTGTGGATTACTATCGCCAGCAGATTGACCTGGTTGCCGTTGGTGGCGGTAGCGAAGCCCTGGATGATGACGTGGATGACCTAGACGAGGATGACATCGATCAGACCGATGACCTCGATTTGGGTGACGGCGATGGAGAGGATCGTTACGATAGCTAAGGGGAGTTTCAGGGCAGATGGTCTCTGCCCTTAGGCTCACCGCTTATCGTTTATCGTTGAGCGATCGCGTGTCTTCATCTAATTCGCCACTACCTCGCCCCCTGATTCTGGGTATCACGGGGGCGTCGGGTCTCATCTATGCCATCCGGGCTATTAAGTTTTTGCTGGAAGCTGACTATTCTGTCGAGCTGGTCGCTTCTAAATCTACCTATATGGTTTGGCAGGCTGAGCAATCCATTCGGATGCCGTTGGAAGCGGTCCAGCAGGAACAGTTTTGGCGACAGCAGGCTGGCGTCGAAACGGGCGGTAAACTGCATTGCCATCCCTGGGGAGATGTGGGGGCCAACATTGCTAGCGGTTCCTTTCGTACCCAAGGGATGGTTGTCATGCCTTGCAGTATGAGTACGGTGGCCAAAATCGCCACGGGGCTGAGTTCAGACTTGCTAGAGCGGGCTGCGGATGTCCAACTCAAGGAAGGGCGGCCGTTGGTAATCGTACCTCGGGAAACGCCCTTCAGCCTAATTCACCTGCGCAATCTCACTACCCTGGCAGAGGCTGGGGCGAAGATTGTGCCTGCCATTCCCGCCTGGTATCACAATCCGCAAACGGTGAACGATTTGGTCGATTTTGTCGTGGCGCGGGTGTTAGACCAGCTCGATATTCAATGCGTCCCGATCAAGCGTTGGGATGGCCATTTAGAGCATGAGACCCAGGAGGGCGCGTGATACATCGGCAATTATGGATGACCGTAGGTAGGGGAGCGATCGCTCTACCCATCATGGGTCTCACGGCCTGCAAT
This window encodes:
- a CDS encoding RNB domain-containing ribonuclease, which produces LPEKIIPHEMHSDLGEYLSPKFQYDDEGALGAMVVSSLLPSRSLVTEFMLLANQAVASHLQALQLPGVYRVHRTPDPNEVQELLKLVSNMGIETDLDQEEEVHPRQYQHLTQQFANSKAEKVLTYLLLSTLRPATYSTHPGPHFGLAIEQGYTHFTSPMRRYPDLLVHRVLHTMFEHGRDRRSTRAKDRVELRHSSSHGKVNWNVIPPEMHAELEEHFTSVVMYLSEQEKLSQDAEADLEGLKKAEFMQQHTGETFHGLITGVQSYGFFVEIEELLVEGLVHVSSLKDDWYEYRSRQQKLVGRKNRRQYRLGDRVEVQVKSVDYYRQQIDLVAVGGGSEALDDDVDDLDEDDIDQTDDLDLGDGDGEDRYDS
- a CDS encoding flavin prenyltransferase UbiX codes for the protein MVSALRLTAYRLSLSDRVSSSNSPLPRPLILGITGASGLIYAIRAIKFLLEADYSVELVASKSTYMVWQAEQSIRMPLEAVQQEQFWRQQAGVETGGKLHCHPWGDVGANIASGSFRTQGMVVMPCSMSTVAKIATGLSSDLLERAADVQLKEGRPLVIVPRETPFSLIHLRNLTTLAEAGAKIVPAIPAWYHNPQTVNDLVDFVVARVLDQLDIQCVPIKRWDGHLEHETQEGA